The Novosphingobium terrae genome has a window encoding:
- the nuoI gene encoding NADH-quinone oxidoreductase subunit NuoI, which translates to MTVAQLVKSFTLWEFVKAHTLTLKYFFKPKATINYPFEKNPLSPRFRGEHALRRYPNGEERCIACKLCEAVCPAQAITIESQPRDDGSRRTTRYDIDMTKCIFCGFCQEACPVDAVVEGPNFEYATESREELLYDKAKLLANGDKWERAIAANLEADAPYR; encoded by the coding sequence ATGACAGTCGCTCAGCTCGTCAAGAGCTTCACCCTCTGGGAGTTCGTGAAGGCTCACACCTTGACCTTGAAGTATTTCTTCAAGCCCAAGGCGACCATCAACTATCCTTTCGAGAAGAACCCGCTTTCGCCGCGTTTCCGTGGTGAGCATGCGCTGCGCCGCTACCCCAACGGGGAAGAGCGCTGCATCGCGTGCAAGCTGTGCGAGGCCGTGTGCCCCGCTCAGGCGATCACCATTGAATCGCAGCCGCGCGATGACGGCAGCCGCCGTACCACGCGCTACGATATTGACATGACCAAGTGCATCTTCTGCGGCTTCTGTCAGGAAGCCTGCCCGGTCGATGCCGTGGTCGAGGGGCCGAACTTCGAGTACGCGACGGAATCGCGCGAAGAACTGCTCTATGACAAGGCGAAACTTCTGGCCAACGGCGACAAGTGGGAGCGGGCGATTGCCGCGAACCTTGAAGCCGATGCGCCCTATCGTTAA
- the nuoG gene encoding NADH-quinone oxidoreductase subunit NuoG, which translates to MPKVTVDGVELEVPAGATVLQACELAGKEIPRFCYHERLSIAGNCRMCLVEVKPGPPKPQASCALPAAEGQVIRTDSEMVKKAREGVMEFLLINHPLDCPICDQGGECDLQDQSVAYGRGHSRYHEHKRAVTEKYMGPLIKTVMTRCIQCTRCVRFSEEIAGVDEIGALYRGENMQITTYLEKAATHELSANVIDLCPVGALTSRPYAFEARPWELKKTLGIDVSDATGANIRIDARGREVLRVLPRNNDDVNEEWLSDKGRYQVEGLTKRRLDRPWIRRDGKLTVASWEEALHAVASINPGHSVAAIAGDLLDAETMFAAKKLVNALGSHLLEGRQTGLAYDCSNLAAVNFNTTFTGIESADAILIVGSQIRNEAPLLNVRLRKAVKKGAKVFIIGPAWETTYPAEFLGADAAILNNLPQHVADALGAAQRPAVILGGAALAKNALGAALSLVAKFNLVRTLEDGSVWNGFNVLHMAASRMAGLMLGYAQKGGIADLVAAAPKLVFSLGADEVDYSKFANSMVVYIGHHGDKGAHAADIILPGAAFTEKDGTYVNTEGRVQYGERAVFAPGQAREDWTILRALADAFGVNVGFDSFAELRSTLVAEYAAFGEEGLVDYGALPAGGGEAAGEIAYPIADFYLTNPIARASETLQRCSAELLHGEIQAEAAE; encoded by the coding sequence ATGCCCAAGGTCACAGTCGACGGCGTCGAACTCGAAGTTCCTGCGGGCGCCACCGTCCTGCAGGCCTGCGAGCTGGCCGGCAAGGAAATCCCCCGCTTCTGCTATCACGAGCGCCTGAGCATCGCCGGCAACTGCCGCATGTGCCTGGTGGAAGTGAAGCCCGGACCGCCCAAGCCGCAGGCCAGCTGCGCGCTGCCCGCCGCAGAAGGTCAGGTGATCCGCACCGACAGCGAGATGGTCAAGAAGGCGCGGGAAGGGGTGATGGAGTTCCTCCTCATCAACCACCCGCTCGACTGCCCGATCTGCGATCAGGGCGGCGAATGCGACCTTCAGGACCAATCCGTAGCCTATGGCCGCGGCCACTCGCGTTACCACGAGCACAAGCGCGCGGTGACCGAGAAGTATATGGGCCCGCTGATCAAGACGGTGATGACGCGCTGCATCCAGTGCACGCGCTGCGTCCGTTTCAGCGAGGAAATCGCTGGTGTGGATGAGATCGGCGCGCTCTATCGCGGCGAAAACATGCAGATCACGACCTATCTGGAAAAGGCCGCGACGCATGAGCTTTCGGCCAATGTCATCGATCTGTGCCCGGTTGGCGCGCTCACCTCGCGCCCCTACGCCTTCGAAGCCCGTCCCTGGGAACTGAAGAAGACGCTGGGCATCGACGTGTCGGACGCCACCGGCGCCAACATCCGCATCGATGCGCGCGGTCGCGAAGTGCTGCGCGTTCTGCCGCGCAACAATGACGACGTGAACGAGGAATGGCTGAGCGACAAGGGCCGCTATCAGGTTGAAGGCCTGACCAAGCGCCGCCTCGATCGCCCCTGGATCCGCCGCGACGGCAAGCTGACCGTGGCGAGCTGGGAAGAGGCGCTGCACGCTGTTGCCAGCATCAATCCCGGTCATTCGGTGGCCGCGATTGCTGGTGACCTGCTCGATGCCGAGACCATGTTCGCCGCCAAGAAGCTGGTGAACGCGCTGGGTTCGCATCTGCTGGAAGGCCGACAGACGGGGCTCGCCTATGATTGCTCCAATCTGGCGGCGGTGAACTTCAACACCACCTTCACCGGCATCGAGAGCGCTGACGCGATCCTGATCGTCGGCAGCCAGATCCGCAACGAGGCTCCGCTGCTCAACGTCCGCCTGCGCAAGGCGGTGAAGAAGGGCGCGAAGGTCTTCATCATCGGCCCCGCATGGGAAACGACCTATCCGGCCGAATTCCTGGGCGCCGATGCCGCGATCCTGAACAATCTGCCTCAGCATGTGGCCGATGCACTGGGTGCTGCCCAGCGTCCGGCTGTGATCCTGGGCGGGGCGGCTCTGGCCAAGAACGCGCTGGGCGCGGCTCTGTCGCTGGTCGCCAAGTTCAATCTGGTGCGCACGCTGGAAGACGGTTCGGTGTGGAACGGCTTCAACGTTCTGCATATGGCCGCCAGCCGCATGGCCGGCCTGATGCTGGGTTACGCTCAGAAGGGCGGTATCGCCGATCTGGTCGCCGCCGCGCCGAAGCTGGTCTTCTCGCTGGGCGCCGATGAGGTGGATTACAGCAAGTTTGCCAACAGCATGGTCGTCTACATCGGCCATCACGGTGACAAGGGCGCTCACGCCGCCGACATCATCCTGCCCGGCGCCGCCTTCACCGAGAAGGACGGCACCTATGTCAACACCGAGGGCCGGGTGCAGTATGGCGAGCGCGCCGTCTTCGCTCCGGGTCAGGCCCGTGAGGATTGGACGATCCTGCGCGCTCTGGCTGACGCTTTCGGCGTGAATGTGGGCTTCGACAGCTTTGCCGAGCTGCGCTCGACGCTGGTTGCCGAATATGCCGCTTTCGGTGAAGAAGGTCTGGTCGATTACGGCGCTCTGCCTGCTGGTGGCGGTGAAGCTGCCGGCGAGATCGCCTATCCGATCGCCGATTTCTATCTGACCAACCCGATCGCGCGGGCCAGCGAGACGCTTCAGCGTTGCTCGGCTGAACTGCTGCACGGCGAGATCCAGGCGGAGGCCGCAGAATGA
- a CDS encoding NADH-quinone oxidoreductase subunit D, with protein sequence MNGLVLEESPTTGDEIITNYTINFGPQHPAAHGVLRMVTELDGEIVERIDPHIGLLHRGTEKLIEHKTYLQALPYFDRLDYCSPLGMEHSYVLAVEKLLNVEVPLRAQYLRVLFAELTRICNHMMNIGSQVMDVGAMTPMLWMFEIREDCLNFFERASGARMHSAYFRPGGVHQDVPLKLLVDIGEWLDKRFVELFDDACSLFVDNRIFKQRNVDIGVVSKEDALKWGFSGPMLRGSGIPWDIRKSQPYDVYDRMDFDIPVGTSGDCYDRMMVRVEEVRQSARIMKQCLAEMPEGPIQSEDRKVSPPKRGEMKQSMESLIHHFKLYTEGFHVPAGEVYVATESPKGEFGVYLVSDGGNKPYRCKIRPTAFSHLQAMDFLTKGHMLPDITAILGAMDIVFGECDR encoded by the coding sequence GTGAACGGCCTTGTCCTGGAAGAATCGCCGACCACCGGCGATGAGATCATCACCAATTACACCATCAACTTCGGCCCCCAGCATCCCGCCGCTCACGGCGTGCTGCGCATGGTCACCGAGCTGGATGGCGAAATCGTCGAGCGTATCGATCCCCATATCGGCCTGCTGCATCGCGGCACCGAAAAGCTGATCGAGCACAAGACCTATCTGCAGGCGCTGCCCTATTTCGACCGGCTGGACTATTGTTCGCCGCTCGGCATGGAGCACAGCTATGTTCTGGCGGTGGAAAAGCTGCTGAACGTGGAAGTGCCGCTGCGCGCCCAGTATCTGCGCGTGCTCTTCGCGGAGCTGACCCGCATCTGCAATCACATGATGAACATTGGTTCGCAGGTGATGGACGTGGGCGCGATGACGCCCATGCTGTGGATGTTCGAAATCCGCGAGGATTGCCTCAACTTCTTCGAGCGCGCTTCGGGCGCCCGCATGCACTCGGCCTATTTCCGTCCGGGCGGCGTGCATCAGGATGTGCCCCTCAAGCTGCTGGTCGACATCGGCGAGTGGCTGGACAAGCGCTTCGTCGAGCTGTTCGACGATGCCTGCTCGCTCTTCGTGGACAACCGTATCTTCAAGCAGCGCAACGTCGACATCGGCGTGGTGAGCAAGGAAGACGCGCTGAAGTGGGGCTTCTCGGGCCCCATGCTGCGCGGTTCGGGCATCCCCTGGGATATCCGCAAGTCGCAGCCCTATGATGTCTATGACCGCATGGACTTCGACATTCCCGTCGGCACCAGCGGCGACTGCTATGACCGCATGATGGTGCGCGTCGAGGAAGTGCGTCAGTCGGCGCGCATCATGAAGCAGTGCCTGGCTGAAATGCCCGAAGGCCCGATCCAGAGCGAGGACCGCAAGGTCTCGCCGCCCAAGCGCGGTGAGATGAAGCAGTCGATGGAAAGCCTGATCCACCACTTCAAGCTTTACACCGAAGGTTTCCATGTGCCCGCCGGTGAGGTCTATGTGGCGACGGAAAGCCCCAAGGGCGAGTTCGGCGTCTATCTGGTCAGCGACGGCGGCAACAAGCCCTATCGCTGCAAGATCCGCCCGACGGCCTTCAGCCACCTGCAGGCGATGGACTTCCTGACCAAGGGCCACATGCTGCCCGACATCACCGCCATTCTGGGCGCGATGGACATCGTGTTCGGGGAGTGCGACCGTTGA
- the nuoK gene encoding NADH-quinone oxidoreductase subunit NuoK, with amino-acid sequence MITIGHYVFVSSVLFVLGVLGIFLNRKNIIIILMAIELILLSVNINLVAFSAFLHDLVGQIFAMFVLTVAAGEAAIGLAILVIYFRGRGTIAVDDVNRMKG; translated from the coding sequence GTGATTACGATCGGACATTACGTCTTCGTCAGCTCGGTGCTTTTCGTGCTGGGCGTGCTGGGGATCTTCCTCAACCGCAAGAACATCATCATCATCCTGATGGCGATCGAACTGATCCTTCTGTCGGTGAACATCAATCTGGTGGCCTTCAGCGCCTTCCTCCACGATCTCGTGGGCCAGATCTTCGCGATGTTCGTGCTCACCGTTGCGGCGGGCGAGGCGGCGATCGGTCTTGCGATCCTCGTGATCTACTTCCGTGGCCGCGGCACCATCGCCGTGGACGACGTCAACCGGATGAAGGGGTAA
- a CDS encoding NADH-quinone oxidoreductase subunit A, which yields MVDLSHYLPILIFLVIALGLSSAFVFLPQLVGRLTGSYKPEADKLSEYECGFPTFEDPRSQFDVRFYLVAILFIIFDLEAAFLFPWAVSLKQTGWAGWATMMVFLAELVIGFIYAWKKGALDWE from the coding sequence TTGGTCGACCTGTCGCACTACCTGCCCATTCTGATTTTCCTGGTCATCGCGCTGGGACTCTCATCGGCATTCGTTTTCCTGCCCCAGCTGGTAGGCCGTCTGACCGGCTCCTATAAGCCGGAAGCTGACAAGCTTTCGGAATATGAGTGCGGTTTCCCCACTTTTGAAGACCCGCGCAGTCAGTTCGACGTGCGATTCTATCTGGTGGCCATTCTTTTCATCATCTTCGACCTGGAAGCAGCCTTCCTGTTTCCCTGGGCGGTCAGCCTCAAGCAGACCGGCTGGGCCGGTTGGGCCACCATGATGGTGTTCCTGGCCGAACTGGTGATCGGCTTCATCTATGCGTGGAAGAAGGGAGCTCTGGACTGGGAATGA
- a CDS encoding NADH-quinone oxidoreductase subunit J, whose protein sequence is MIQLLAFYLFATLVIVSGLATILARNPVHSVLWLILAFFNAAGLMVLVGAEFIAMLLVIVYVGAVAVLFLFVVMMLDIDFATLRAGFVQNAPLGLLIALALVAELLIGTGAVKSGALVLGVADGQGATPAGLSNTAAIGALLYSRYIFLFEASGVILLVSMIGAIVLTHRKRGDVRTQNISKQVARRPEDATVNLKPASGQGVEL, encoded by the coding sequence ATGATCCAACTTCTTGCTTTTTATCTGTTTGCCACGCTGGTGATCGTCTCGGGCCTCGCGACGATCCTCGCGCGCAACCCGGTCCATTCGGTGCTGTGGCTGATCCTGGCTTTCTTCAACGCCGCGGGCCTGATGGTTCTGGTCGGCGCTGAATTCATCGCCATGCTGCTGGTTATCGTTTACGTGGGCGCCGTCGCGGTGCTGTTCCTCTTCGTGGTCATGATGCTCGACATCGACTTCGCCACGCTGCGGGCCGGTTTCGTGCAGAATGCGCCGCTCGGCCTGCTGATCGCTCTGGCGCTGGTCGCCGAGCTGCTGATCGGCACGGGCGCGGTCAAGTCCGGCGCTCTGGTGCTGGGCGTGGCTGACGGGCAGGGGGCCACCCCCGCCGGTCTGTCGAACACCGCCGCCATCGGTGCGCTGCTCTATTCGCGCTACATCTTCCTGTTCGAAGCTTCGGGCGTGATCCTGCTGGTCTCCATGATCGGCGCGATTGTGCTGACTCACCGCAAGCGTGGTGACGTGCGCACCCAGAACATCTCGAAGCAGGTCGCCCGCCGTCCCGAGGACGCGACTGTCAACCTCAAGCCCGCGAGCGGGCAGGGCGTCGAGCTGTAA
- the nuoH gene encoding NADH-quinone oxidoreductase subunit NuoH, whose translation MGHDLAFLIATVVCILAICLPVMLSVAMVIYVDRKIWAAMALRRGPNVVGPLGLLQSFADGLKVFLQETIIPSAANKGLFLIGPIVTFTVALLAWAVIPFNSNAILANINVGLLYILAISSLGVYGTIMAGWASNSKYPFFSAMRASAQMISYEVSIGFILICVVLWAGSFNMDAIVQAQKGHVFGFFNGFAFNPLLFPMWVMFLISGMAETQRAPFDLAEAESELVAGYQTEYSSMAFALFWLGEYGNVLLMCALNATLFWGGYLPPLEIPLLYAVPGIIWLLLKIAFGFFVFSWVKATVPRYRYDQLMRLGWKVFLPVSLFFVFLVSGWLMATGHFA comes from the coding sequence ATGGGCCATGATCTGGCCTTCCTGATCGCCACCGTCGTCTGCATTCTGGCCATCTGTCTGCCGGTGATGCTCTCGGTCGCCATGGTGATTTACGTCGACCGCAAGATCTGGGCCGCCATGGCGCTGCGCCGTGGTCCCAACGTGGTCGGCCCGCTCGGCCTGCTGCAGTCCTTCGCGGACGGTCTGAAGGTGTTCCTGCAGGAAACCATCATTCCTTCGGCGGCCAACAAGGGCCTGTTCCTGATCGGCCCGATCGTCACCTTCACGGTGGCGCTGCTGGCCTGGGCCGTTATCCCCTTCAATTCCAACGCCATTCTGGCCAACATCAATGTCGGCCTGCTCTACATCCTCGCGATTTCCTCGCTGGGTGTTTACGGCACGATCATGGCCGGTTGGGCGTCGAACTCGAAGTATCCCTTCTTCTCGGCGATGCGCGCTTCGGCCCAGATGATCTCCTATGAAGTCTCGATCGGCTTCATCCTGATCTGCGTGGTGCTGTGGGCGGGGTCCTTCAATATGGACGCCATCGTTCAGGCGCAGAAGGGCCATGTCTTCGGCTTCTTCAACGGCTTCGCGTTCAACCCGCTGCTGTTCCCGATGTGGGTGATGTTCCTGATTTCGGGCATGGCCGAAACCCAGCGCGCGCCTTTCGATCTGGCCGAAGCGGAATCGGAACTCGTCGCCGGTTACCAGACCGAATATTCCTCGATGGCCTTCGCGCTGTTCTGGCTCGGCGAATATGGCAACGTGCTGCTGATGTGCGCGCTGAACGCCACGCTGTTCTGGGGCGGTTACCTGCCGCCGCTGGAAATTCCCCTGCTTTACGCCGTGCCCGGCATCATCTGGCTGCTGCTCAAGATCGCTTTCGGCTTCTTCGTGTTCAGCTGGGTCAAGGCCACCGTCCCGCGCTATCGCTATGACCAGCTGATGCGTCTGGGCTGGAAGGTCTTCCTGCCGGTTTCGCTTTTCTTCGTCTTCCTCGTCAGCGGTTGGCTGATGGCAACGGGGCACTTCGCATGA
- a CDS encoding acetyl-CoA C-acyltransferase, which translates to MAENSDPVVILSFARTPIGGLQGALADVPATQLGATAVKAAVERSGVNPEEIDRLYMGCVLPAGLGQAPARQAGILGGLPKSVQATTVNKVCGSGMQTVIMGSEALAAGSVDLVVAGGMESMTNAPYLLKKHRSGARFGHDTIYDHMALDGLEDAYENAAMGAFAQDTANEYKLTREGMDDYTIESLRRAKAAIESGAFAEEIVPVTIKTRAGEVVVDTDEQPGKGRPDKIPTLRAAFAKDGTITAASSSSISDGAAAVVLARASTAEAKGLKPVARLVATAAHAQEPREFTIAPVGAVKKVLDKAGWSIDDVDLFEVNEAFACVAMFAMIDLGIPHEKINVNGGATALGHPIGASGARIITTLLGALRKRGLKKGVAALCIGGGEATAVAVELI; encoded by the coding sequence ATGGCTGAGAATTCAGATCCCGTCGTCATCCTGTCCTTCGCCCGCACGCCGATCGGCGGGCTCCAGGGGGCGCTGGCCGATGTTCCTGCAACCCAGCTGGGCGCGACCGCCGTCAAGGCCGCTGTCGAGCGTTCGGGCGTGAACCCCGAAGAGATCGACCGTCTCTATATGGGCTGCGTGCTGCCCGCAGGTCTGGGTCAGGCCCCTGCCCGTCAGGCCGGCATTCTGGGCGGCCTGCCCAAGTCGGTTCAGGCCACCACCGTCAACAAGGTCTGCGGCTCGGGCATGCAGACGGTGATCATGGGCTCCGAAGCGCTGGCTGCGGGCAGCGTCGATCTGGTCGTCGCGGGCGGCATGGAAAGCATGACCAACGCGCCTTACCTGCTGAAAAAGCACCGTTCGGGCGCGCGTTTCGGCCATGACACCATCTATGACCATATGGCGCTCGACGGTCTGGAAGACGCCTATGAGAACGCCGCCATGGGCGCTTTCGCCCAGGACACGGCGAACGAATACAAGCTGACCCGCGAGGGCATGGACGATTACACCATCGAATCGCTGCGCCGCGCCAAGGCCGCGATCGAGAGCGGCGCCTTCGCCGAGGAAATCGTGCCTGTCACCATCAAGACCCGCGCCGGCGAAGTGGTGGTCGACACCGACGAGCAGCCCGGCAAGGGCCGCCCCGACAAGATCCCCACCCTGCGCGCCGCTTTCGCCAAGGATGGCACGATCACGGCGGCCTCTTCGTCGTCGATCTCGGACGGCGCCGCCGCCGTGGTTCTGGCCCGCGCCAGCACCGCTGAAGCCAAGGGCCTGAAGCCGGTTGCGCGTCTGGTGGCCACCGCCGCCCACGCGCAGGAGCCGCGCGAATTCACCATCGCCCCCGTCGGCGCGGTGAAGAAGGTGCTCGACAAGGCCGGCTGGAGCATCGACGACGTCGATCTCTTCGAGGTCAACGAAGCCTTCGCCTGCGTCGCCATGTTCGCGATGATCGATCTGGGCATCCCCCACGAGAAGATCAACGTCAACGGTGGCGCCACGGCGCTGGGCCATCCCATCGGCGCTTCGGGCGCGCGCATCATCACCACGCTGCTGGGCGCTCTGCGCAAGCGCGGGCTGAAGAAGGGCGTTGCCGCCCTGTGCATCGGTGGCGGCGAGGCCACAGCTGTTGCTGTTGAATTGATTTAA
- a CDS encoding nuclear transport factor 2 family protein: MSNLATAEAMLAAYNAQDADLYVSYMTEDASEAGYRGDVVREGKEGTRTGLAAAFVKWPENRAEVRHKQDIGNYVLMREYVTRGPASDGSPLVEPFEVIAVYSFEGDKCSRVEFIR; this comes from the coding sequence TTGAGCAACCTTGCAACCGCCGAGGCAATGCTTGCCGCGTACAACGCGCAGGATGCCGACCTCTATGTCAGCTACATGACCGAGGACGCCAGCGAGGCTGGCTATCGCGGTGATGTGGTGCGCGAAGGCAAGGAAGGCACCCGCACGGGGCTCGCCGCCGCTTTCGTGAAATGGCCGGAAAACCGCGCCGAAGTCCGCCACAAGCAGGACATCGGCAATTATGTGCTGATGCGCGAATATGTGACGCGTGGGCCTGCCAGCGACGGTTCGCCGCTGGTCGAGCCTTTCGAGGTCATCGCCGTCTATTCGTTCGAGGGCGACAAGTGCTCTCGCGTGGAGTTCATCCGCTAA
- the nuoF gene encoding NADH-quinone oxidoreductase subunit NuoF, which translates to MALQDKDRIFTNLYGYQPWNLDAARKRGDWDNTKALLEKGRDGIIQEMKDSGLRGRGGAGFPTGMKWSFMPKESRDGRPSFLVINADESEPGSCKDREILRHDPHKLIEGALVAGFAMGARAAYIYIRGEYIREAETMFAAVAEAYDAGLIGKNACGSGYDYDVFVHRGAGAYICGEETAMIESIEGKKGQPRLKPPFPAGAGLYGCPTTVNNVESIAVAPTILRRGAGWFASFGRENNKGTKLFQISGHVDRPCVVEEEMSISFRELIEKHCGGIRGGWDNLLAVIPGGSSVPLVPAAEIMDCPMDFDGLKAVGSGLGTAAVIVMDKSTDIVRAISRISYFYKHESCGQCTPCREGTGWMWRVMERMRTGDAAVEEIDMLFNVTKQVEGHTICALGDAAAWPIQGLIKHFRPEMERRIAAKGGALQEAAE; encoded by the coding sequence ATGGCCCTTCAGGACAAGGATCGCATTTTCACCAACCTCTACGGCTATCAGCCGTGGAATCTGGACGCTGCCCGCAAGCGTGGCGACTGGGACAACACCAAGGCGCTGCTGGAAAAGGGCCGTGACGGCATCATCCAGGAGATGAAGGATTCGGGGCTGCGCGGGCGCGGTGGCGCCGGCTTCCCCACCGGCATGAAGTGGAGCTTCATGCCCAAGGAAAGCCGCGACGGTCGTCCCAGCTTCCTGGTCATCAACGCCGACGAATCCGAGCCCGGCTCGTGCAAGGATCGCGAGATCCTGCGCCACGATCCGCACAAGCTGATCGAAGGCGCGCTGGTCGCCGGTTTCGCGATGGGGGCCCGCGCGGCCTACATCTACATTCGCGGCGAATACATCCGCGAAGCCGAAACCATGTTCGCCGCCGTGGCCGAAGCCTATGACGCGGGCCTGATCGGCAAGAACGCCTGCGGTTCGGGCTATGATTACGACGTCTTCGTCCATCGCGGCGCGGGCGCCTACATCTGCGGCGAAGAAACCGCGATGATCGAGAGCATCGAGGGCAAGAAGGGCCAGCCCCGTCTGAAGCCCCCGTTCCCTGCCGGTGCCGGCCTCTATGGCTGCCCGACCACGGTGAACAATGTGGAATCGATCGCCGTGGCGCCCACCATCCTGCGCCGTGGCGCCGGTTGGTTCGCCAGCTTCGGTCGCGAAAACAACAAGGGCACCAAGCTCTTCCAGATCAGCGGGCACGTCGACCGTCCTTGCGTGGTCGAGGAAGAGATGAGCATCTCCTTCCGCGAGCTGATCGAAAAGCACTGCGGCGGCATTCGCGGCGGTTGGGACAATCTGCTGGCGGTGATCCCCGGCGGTTCGTCGGTGCCGCTGGTGCCGGCTGCCGAGATCATGGACTGCCCGATGGACTTCGATGGCCTCAAGGCTGTCGGTTCGGGTCTGGGCACCGCTGCCGTGATCGTGATGGACAAGTCCACCGACATCGTGCGCGCCATCAGCCGCATCAGCTACTTCTACAAGCATGAGAGCTGCGGCCAGTGCACTCCCTGCCGCGAAGGCACGGGCTGGATGTGGCGCGTGATGGAGCGCATGCGCACGGGTGACGCGGCGGTCGAGGAAATCGACATGCTGTTCAACGTGACCAAGCAGGTCGAAGGCCACACCATCTGCGCTCTGGGTGACGCGGCCGCATGGCCGATCCAGGGCCTGATCAAGCACTTCCGCCCCGAGATGGAACGTCGCATCGCCGCCAAGGGCGGTGCGCTGCAAGAGGCAGCCGAGTAA
- a CDS encoding NuoB/complex I 20 kDa subunit family protein has protein sequence MGANGRLMNPQTLAPAVTPPDQAFFKDLSQEVSDKGFLVTSTEDLFHWARTGSLWWMTFGLACCAVEMIHVNMPRYDMERFGAAPRASPRQSDVMIVAGTLCNKMAPALRKVYDQMSNPKWVISMGSCANGGGYYHYSYSVVRGCDRIVPVDIYVPGCPPTAEALLYGIMQLQRKIRRTGTIER, from the coding sequence ATGGGGGCCAATGGCCGCCTGATGAACCCCCAGACGCTGGCGCCCGCCGTGACGCCGCCCGACCAGGCCTTCTTCAAGGACCTGTCGCAGGAAGTGTCAGACAAGGGTTTTCTGGTCACCAGCACCGAAGATCTCTTCCATTGGGCCCGCACGGGCTCTTTGTGGTGGATGACCTTTGGCCTGGCATGCTGCGCCGTGGAAATGATCCACGTCAACATGCCGCGCTATGACATGGAGCGCTTCGGCGCCGCGCCGCGCGCTTCCCCGCGTCAGTCCGACGTGATGATCGTGGCCGGCACGCTGTGCAACAAGATGGCCCCGGCGCTGCGCAAGGTCTATGACCAGATGTCGAACCCCAAATGGGTGATCTCGATGGGCAGCTGCGCCAATGGCGGTGGTTACTACCACTACAGCTACAGCGTGGTGCGCGGTTGCGACCGTATCGTCCCCGTGGACATCTATGTGCCCGGTTGCCCGCCGACCGCGGAGGCGCTGCTGTATGGAATCATGCAGTTGCAGCGCAAGATCCGCCGTACCGGCACGATCGAGCGTTAA
- the nuoE gene encoding NADH-quinone oxidoreductase subunit NuoE, with the protein MADRHLEPDTPELRARWGNFAWTEANAAQAKVVVSRYPEGRQRSAVMPLLDLAQRQVGADTNTQGWLPIPVMEYVASYLDMPIIRVVEVATFYTMYNLVPVGRYHVQVCGTTPCMLRGSDDLITACHKRGMKAGHVSDDGLWSFTEVECMGNCASAPMVQINDDNYEDLTTERLDKVLDALARGETPKAGTQEPGRHTVEPANALSNLTAMVGDNHDYRGEW; encoded by the coding sequence ATGGCTGATCGTCATCTTGAACCCGATACCCCCGAGCTGCGCGCGCGCTGGGGGAATTTCGCCTGGACTGAAGCGAATGCCGCTCAGGCCAAGGTTGTTGTGTCGCGCTATCCCGAAGGGCGCCAGCGCTCGGCGGTGATGCCGCTGCTCGATCTGGCCCAGCGTCAGGTCGGCGCCGACACCAACACGCAGGGCTGGCTGCCGATCCCGGTGATGGAATATGTCGCGAGCTATCTCGACATGCCGATCATCCGCGTGGTCGAGGTTGCCACCTTCTACACCATGTACAATCTGGTCCCCGTGGGCCGCTATCACGTGCAGGTCTGCGGTACGACGCCCTGCATGCTGCGCGGCTCGGACGATCTGATCACCGCCTGTCACAAGCGTGGCATGAAGGCCGGGCATGTCAGCGATGACGGTCTCTGGAGCTTCACCGAGGTGGAATGCATGGGCAATTGCGCATCGGCACCGATGGTTCAGATCAACGACGACAATTACGAGGATCTGACCACCGAGCGTCTGGACAAGGTGCTCGACGCGCTGGCACGCGGCGAAACGCCCAAGGCCGGCACGCAGGAGCCGGGCCGCCACACGGTGGAGCCCGCGAACGCGCTTTCGAACCTGACCGCGATGGTTGGCGACAACCACGATTACCGAGGGGAGTGGTAA